TTTTGCCGAGGCAAAAGTGCCATCAGCAAAGGTTTCCGAGAAATCAATCTGGCCAGCATCATCCATTCGTTCCAAGATGATTTGCCAGGCAGATAAGAGCCGCCCTTCGATCGTCCATTGCTGGAAACGTCGATGGCACGTCGCTTTTGAGGGATACTCTCTTGGTAAATCTTTCCATCGTGCTCCTGTCACCAAAATCCAGAGAATGCCTTCCAGGCAATCTCGTGGATGGGCTTTTGGACGTCCTCCCTTTTTGGAAGGGGGAGTCCAGGGAAACAGTTTTGCGACTAAAGACCATTGTTTATCGGTCAAAACGACCGGGCGTTCCGTCCTGGACGCTGTTTTTGTGGAAACCCGTTTTCGTTTGGGCCACCAGACCAGCGTCATATACATAAGAAATTCTCCTTTCAGGAGAACACTTCATGCAAAAGACGCGCCAAACCGTTCACTTTTTTTGACGTTATGAGACAACCTCTAGGACATTTTCTCGATCGTCCAACCACTGGCCGCATCCAGGGGAACGGTGTAGTTCTCTGTCTTGAGCGTCAGAAAACCGGTCTCAGGCACCCCCGCATCATACAGCCGCTCCGCAGTCGTTTTTTTATCTTTATCAGGATTGGCAGCTTGAACCATATTTGCAGAAATCAACACAACAACAAGCCAACAGGTTAATACAGATTTCAACATGGTCATCAGTTAGATTTTCTTTCAATGGGGAAAAGAGTTTTCCCCGTTTTGCTAGTTTTAATGTAAACTGTAGATCGCACTTAAGGCTTTCCAACACGGGCCTTTTCAGCCGCTTCCCGTTTTTCAACATCCTTCGGATGCTTGGAAAACGATTCGAAGACATCACCAATCACCTGATCAGCCAGTTCGCTCAACTCGGTCAGAATGATGGCTTCTGCTTCGGGGGTCAGCTTTGACCGAGTCGGTTCATAGCCGCCGACTTTGTAGGAATCTGCTGTGGCGATGTAGCCGATGTATCCGTTGGCATAACCCACGATGATGGGAATCGCCCGATCGGCGATGTCTGCTTCCAACTTCATTCCGTATTCCACCATCGGCTCGCCCGGCATCGTCAGCAACAAATAGGGGCCAATTTTGATCGCCTGCAGTTCCGCATCGATCCGCCCTGCTTTACCGGGTAACGAAACGACAGTGTTGGCGACGCGAATTTGATAAAACTTTTCCCGATTGGTTAACTCTTCACGGATCATACTCCGAGACAGAGACCGCACGACAGCACTTCCCAAATCCCGGCCCGCCCACTGAATGTCGGCTTCATCGGCACAGCGATAGGGATACCCAGGCAGATTGGGACGAATATCCCCCGCACAGCCCTGCAGAAACAGCGAACTGGTCTGATTTCCGTAGCACATTTCCACAAACGTCTGCGCTTCGCCGGGAAAGTCGGCACTCATTTTGGGATACCCGTTCGGATAAGGCGTCGATCCTTTATCGCCCCAGGTAAAAAAGCAGGGATGACAAACCGCATGCATCAGCACCGCCTTTGGAGTCAACGATTTTCCATCGTCGAACCGCAGCACTTTAACCCGTGGATCATTGGGACCATCTTCATTGAGCCGTACCACAGCCCGTCCATTGATGACTTTGCGTCGATTGATACTGAACCCGATTTTGTCTTCCCCATAGCCAACAGTTACAGGACTCATGTTCGCCGCCGCCTGCTTTGCTGCATTGGTGAGTTTTAAAATCAGTTCCTGCCCCCACTCTGATTTGGCATCAAAGCCGGGCCCGGAGTGATTGTGAGAGGCAGTCACCATAATGTTGGCCGCCGGGATACCCGTTGCTTTCTCAATCTGCTGGCGAGATAACTCCACAAGTTCGCGATACGCACCAATCAAATCCAACGTCACAATGGCCACTTTGGTCTGCCCGTCATCCAGCACCAGCACACCGGCCCGCAGAGGATCACGTACGCCCGTCACCTTGCGACGATGCCCGACGACTTCCAGCTGTTTAACTTCCGCAGGCGTGATGTCCACCTTAGCAACACCGGCTCGCAGGTTGGATTCTACATCAAACGCTTCCTCCTCCGCACAAGTGATACCGGTAAGACAGACAACAAACAACAGGCAAAGACAAAGACAAAGACGTCGGGAGATCTGGTGCATGGTTCAGGCTTCTGTTCATGAAATAAGTTTGCGGGTCCCCGACTCATCTGGAGCGATGAATCAGGGGAACGGGGGGAGAACGTTCGGTCTCTTCCAGTCTAGACACCCCGGAATGAAGTATCAAGCATTTTCAATGTGTCTTCCCGACTCGACGTCGATTCTAAACCGGCTGGCATCGCTCACTCCCTGATCACATTCATAATCTGCACGGAATTGAGGTCGTATTGAACCAGATACCGCATGCCGCGGCACTTTGCCTCATACC
This genomic interval from Gimesia alba contains the following:
- a CDS encoding transposase — its product is MYMTLVWWPKRKRVSTKTASRTERPVVLTDKQWSLVAKLFPWTPPSKKGGRPKAHPRDCLEGILWILVTGARWKDLPREYPSKATCHRRFQQWTIEGRLLSAWQIILERMDDAGQIDFSETFADGTFASAKKGVEELARLVVAKAQRS